The Paenibacillus mucilaginosus 3016 genome includes the window GATAGCTCACCTTGATGAGGCCCCGCCTGTACTTCCCGTCATGCCCGCGGGGCACCTTCGTGCCGGGCAGAGACGGGGTATCCGTCTCCTCCAGCGCTTCCACCGATACGATGGCGGCCCCGTGCCTTTCTTTGAGAGAGGCAGTCTCCCCAGGCACCGCCGTGAAGGTGCCGGTGGACTGCTCCCCCGCGATCACTTCTGCGGCACGTTCAAGGGTGTACGGGGTTTCGACCAGGTACACCGCTGTCACCCGCTCATCCAGCATGCCCATCCCTCCTTTTCGGCAGTTCTTCGGCGGTACGGATTTCTCTTATCCCCCGCCGTACCATCGCCACGGCCCGTCTCCGGGCGTTCCGGGTCCATCCGTATTCTCCGCTCTCTAACGAACTTATGCCTCTTCTACACCCCGCACGCCTGCTCGTCATCCTTACCATCCTTCTCTTCCTCTTGCTTTCACCGTCATCACACCCATACCCTTACCACACCCATTCCTTCTCGGGACGGCGGTACTGCCCTTCGCGCATCGGCGCCCGGTCGAATACCTGACGTCCGCTGTAGAGCGGATGCTTCGTCCCTCTCGGTGTCAGATCGACGACATCGTCTCCGCGCCACTGCGCTTCGAAGGTCTGGTTCATCGCCGTCTCGATCGTCCGGCGCATCGAGAGCGGGAAGGTTACGGTAATGCGTTCGCCGGCCCGTGCAGGACCGAGCTGGAGGAAGTGCCGGTTCAGCCAGCGGCTCGGCTCGCTTCCGCTGCCCTCCGTGGCCGCGCCCTCGAGCTCCCGCGTGAAGCGGATCTTGGTAAAGCCGGCCCATTCGGGGATTCTCACCTGCAGGTGCGCAATATCGCGGTTCACTTCCAGTACGACCTTGCCTTCGTGGGGGAGATAGCTGCTGACATCGAGCCACTGCGAGCCCCGGCTGAGCAGCAGGTTCACGCTGACCGTCCCCTGGTGCTCCGTCACGATATGGCTCCACCCCATGAACAGCCCCCGGGTGCCTGACCCGAGGCAGCACAGCTGCAGATCGCTGGTGTGTCCGCGGCCTTCGTTGACGTCGCAGCAGAAGTCATTCGGCGCCGAATAGCCGGCGAACGAGCCCCGCGTGCGTTCCGCCACGCTGTCATAGGTCTGCCAGCCGTGGATATTCTCCGGCGTCTCCCCTCCTGACTTCACCCAGCTGAGATCGAGAAGCTGCGATTCGGTGAGGTGGTTGCGGAGGAACCGCTCCACGGTGCCCCAATACTGCACATACCCGCTCTTGGCCAGCGTAAGGCCGGTAGAGATCAGATCGACCAGGGAGCATGTCTCATGCTCATATGCCTGCTCGTGCAGGTCTCCCGGCGTCCAGCCGAAGGCGGTACACTTCGTCAGCGCCCAATCGTAGCACTTCTGTACCCAGGCGATCATAGCGGCGTCTCCGGTGAAGGCGCCAAACCGGGCGATGGCATCGAGCGTGCCCAGCCGGGTATGAAAGTGGCCGCTGCGGTAAGCGAGCGCATCGTTGAAGCTGCCGTCCTTGTTGAACACGCCGCTGCGGTGAATGATCAGCTCGCTAAAGTAGCGGCACAGCTCGAGCGCATCCTGGCTGCCCGTCAGCTCGTGATACTTGAGCAGCGGCATGACCAGCCGGCCGCAGAAGGCGGCGGGGTCGGGAGCCAGCCGCAGCTGCACCCCGTTGGCCGAAGGCCAGCCCCCTTCCTTGTACTCGGAGGCGGGGTAGTACCAGACGTCGCGTTCCTTGACGGCGATCCGCTTCAGGGCCGCGACATGCTTATCAGCCGCTTCCTTGACCTGGGGGTCCCCTGTAGCCATCAGCCAGGTGGTCAGGGACAGGATGACGGCGCGCTGGTCGATCAGGTTGGCGTTCGGCTCCCAGTGGCCCTTCGGATTGATCTGCCGGTAGCTCAGGCCGTCCTCCTTGAAGAAGGAAAGCAGATTCGCCCTATACCGCGCCTCTACATCCTCCCCGAACGTCTCCCCCGACATATGCCGGGCGAGCAGCATCCCATCCACCATGCGTCCGTGCGAGGACCCGTAATCCCAATCGCCATGGGTCATATAAGGCGGTTCCGTCATCAGGTTGGCACTGAAAAAAGGCACATACCCGAAATCGCGGTCGGCCATACCGACCATCGCGTGCAGGGCATGGCCTGCGCGTTCCTCGAGCAGCAGCGTATCCGGAATCTGTCTGTAAGTCATAGGTTCTCTCCTTATGATTAGGCTTTTTCTCTTCCAAGTTTCCTCACTTCCAAGTTTCTTCATCGTAAAACGACACCGGTCATATAACAATGGGGGGATACGGGCATGTTCTTCCCCTCTTGACCCAATCCGTCCGGATTCCCATCATCACGCCAAAGAACCCTCCCCGCTTCAGGTTCGAAGCAGGAAGGGCTCTGCGGAAGTTCATGACGCTTTCTGTGACCGCCCGGCTCTTAGCAAGACGGGGAGGCGGCCGGCTGCGGCCGCCCTTCGCGGAAGGCTGCAGCGAACGCTGCAGCCCGTTCGGTCAGCACCTCATATTGTCCTGAGGCGACAGCCGAACTGTCGACCAGCGCGCCCCCGACACCTACTGCGGCTGCACCGGCTTCTGCGAATGCCTTCGTATTGCCCAGATCCACTCCGCCGACCGGAATGATCCGGAGGCCGTCCAGCGGCCCGCCCAGCTCCTTCAAATACCTCACGCCCAGAGCGCCTGCGGGAAAGAGCTTGAGCATGTCCACGCCCAGCCGGCAGGCCTGCAGTATCTCGCTTGGGGTCGCCACGCCCGGAATGATCAGCTTGCGCTGCTCGTGCACCGCCGCCACCACAGCCGGATTCAGGTCCGGCGCAAGCACGAACTGGGCTCCGGCATCCAGGACCAGCTGGGCCATCGCGAGATTCACTACCGTCCCCGCACCGATCAGCATGCGGCGGCCAAGGTTGGCCCGCAGCCTGCGGATACTTTCCAGGCAGCCTGGTGTATTGCCCGTCACCTCGAGGGCCCTGATCCCTCCGGCATACAGCGCCTCTGCCGCAGGGACGACGGCATCCACCGGCACCCCGCGGAGTATCGCTATGATTCCCGTTGTCCTGACGGCCTCCATCACGGTTCCTTTATCCATATAGACTCCTCCGCTCCCCATTAGGCTGACTGCGCCGCCTAGCGCATGAACGCACCGCCGTTAATCTCAATCGTCTCCCCCGTGATGAAGCCTGACAAGCCGGATACCAGGAACAGCACGGCGCCCGCCACATCCGAGGGCTCGCCCTGCCGCTTCAACGGTGTTCCGGCAATCGCCGCCTGCTGCGCTTCCGGGGTGGTCAGCTGGGCGTGGAACCGGGTGTTCCCGATAAAGCCGGGCGATACGCAGTTGACGTTAATTCCATGGGGCGCCGCTTCTTTGGCCAGCCCTTTGGTGTAAGCGATCACAGCGGCCTTGCTTGCCGCATAGATGCTGGCCCCCGGCCCTCCCCCGTTGTGCGCGGCAACGGAGGACATGTTCACGATATGTCCGCTCCCCTTGGCGATCATGCCGGGCAGCACCGCCTTGGACATGAATACGGTGCTTTTCAGATTGAGATCCATGACCCGCTCGTAGAGCGATTCGGTCATCTCCGCGCTGCTCTGCCGCTCCAGCATATGTCCGGCGTTGTTAACCAGAATGTCGACGGTTCCAAGCTCCGACCCAATTCTGTTCACAAGGGCCTCGATCTGTCCGGTTGAAGTCACATCCCCCTGATAGATCCGCGCCGTCCCCCCCATCTGCGCAATGCTACCGGCAACCTCCTCCGCCTTCTCCCTGCTGGTGTTATAGTTCACGGCTACCTTGGCTCCAGCTTCTGCGAGCATCAGGGCGATGCTTGCCCCAATGCCGGAGCTCGCTCCTGTCACCAAGGCTACTTTGTCTGTGAGAACGATTTTCATACGGTTATCTCTCCTTGTTTTGTTTTTTTCATCCGTTGTTTCGTCAGTCAGCGGTTACATTTCCACATCGGCGGCAAGCCCTCCGCTCCTCTTCCTGAGACCGGAAGCCATGCCGAAGACAAGAACCAAGACGGCCAGACTCAGGATGGGCCCGGCGATCGGACGGAGGAACAGATTCAGGAACGAGCCGTCCAAGAGCCTCAGCGATTGAAGCAGCGAGCTTTCCAGCATTTTACCAAGAACAAAGGTGAGCACGATAGGTGCCATGGGAATATCCGCCTTCTTCATCAAATAACCCAGGATTCCGAAGACGATCATCGTCCCTACATCGAACAGGCTGTTGTTCGCTGTATAAGCCCCGACAATGGAGATGACCAGGATCAGCGGGTACAGCAGCTTGGGCGGAATCATCGCAATGCGGGCCCACCAGCCTGCCATCGGCAGGTTCATCACGAGCAGGACGGCATTGCCGATGAACATGCTGGCCACCACCCCCCAGATAAACACAGGGTTCTGCTCGAACAGGGCCGGCCCCGGTGTCAGCCCGTGCATCATAAAAGCGCCCAGAATGATAGCTATCGTCGGTGAGCTGGGGATGCCCAGCGTGAAGAGCGGGATCAGCGCTCCGCCGCAGTACGAATTGTTCGCCGTTTCAGGGCCCGCCACCCCCTCCAGCGCGCCTTGCCCGAAGCGGGACGGATCCTTCGCGAGCCGCTTCTCGAGCGAATAGGACAAGAGCGCCGGGATCACGGAATTGGTTCCGGGAATCAGTCCGATCACAAAGCCCAGCACCGTTCCTCTCCCGATCGCTTTCATGTTAGGTTTCCATTCCTCCCTGCGGGGAAGCATTCCCTGGAGCTTCGGGGGCTTTCCGGCGGAGGACATCTTCTCCATCCCGAGCAGGATCTCCGACAAGCCGAACAATCCCATGGCCACGATGACAAAATCTATCCCGTTCATGAGCTGCGGCGTGTCCATCGTAAACCGGACCGTACCGGACATGGGATCGATGCCGATCATCGCCAGATTCAATCCGAGGAAGGCGGAGACCAGCCCGCGGACGACCGATTTGCCCATCAGCCCGATGACGGTGGACAACCCCAGCACCATCAACGCAAAGAATTCGGGAGGGCCGAAATGCAGCGCCCATTCGGCCAGCGGCGGACCGATGAGCATCAGGCCGAGAATCGATATCGTTCCTCCGATAAAGGAACCGAGGCCGGCAATGCCCAGTGCCGCCCCGGCCGCCCCTGCTTGGCGAGCGGGCTTCCATCCAGGCAGGTGATAACCGAGGCCGCTTCCCCGGGAGTGTTAATCAGGACCGAGGTGATCGTCCCCCCATACATCGCCCCGTAGTAAATGCCGCACAGCATAATAATCGCGGAGACCGGCTCCATACCGAAGGTAATGGGGAGCAGCACCGCCACTCCGGTGGTCGGCCCCAGTCCGGGGAGCACACCAACCAGCATCCCGATCGTTACGCCTATGAAGCAGTACAGCAGGTTCCACCCGTTTAAAGCGGTTGCAAAGCCCTGCGCAATCGCATCCCAATCCGGCATCCCGACCTCACCCCACCCATTCCCAGAGTTGACCGCTCGGCAGGGGAACGTCCAGCCACCCGCTGAAGGCGTAATAGATCAGCACATTGACGGACAACGCGATCGCCGACGCCCGAAGCCACGGATAGGAGCGGGCGAGCAGCAGCGTCATGGTTACCCCTCCCGCCAGCACAAATCCCGCCATGGAGAGAAGAGCCACGAACAAGGCCGCGGAAGCAAGCACCATGGCCACGCTGCGAAGGTCTCTGCCTTGGGGCATGACGGCCGACCAGAGGACAGGCTGCCGAAGCGAGCCGATCATATACAGAACAGACACAACCAGGAGCGCTCCGCTGAGCCACCTCGGGAACAGGCCCGGCCCGGGACCCAATTCCGTGTAGTAATCCAGCTCCCAGGACTGCAGGAACAGGATCCCCGATCCGGCGGTAAAGAGCAGGGACAGCATGAATCCCAAATTGCCGTGTATTCTCATACGTGACAGCCTCCAAGCAAGATCCTTATTTTTTGGACAGGCCGAGTTCCGGAATCAGCTTGCCGAATCTCTCGTCATTCTCCTTCACATACTGTCCGAAGCTGCTGCTGTCCTTGGAGACGATGGTCAGTCCGTTCTTCTTCATGAATGCCTTGAACTCCTCGTCCTCCATCCCCTTCAAGAAGCCTTCGGACAGCGCTTGCACAATCTCATCCGGGGTATCCTTGGGCACGCCGAGTCCTCTCCATGTGCCGATATAGTCGAATGCGATGCCCGTCTCCTCCTTCAAGGTCTTGACTCCCGGGAGCACTTCCGCCGGTTTATCGTCAAGAACAGCGAGCGAGCGAAGCTTGCCTGACTCCACTTGGCTCTTCACCTCCGGAGGGCTGACCGGTACGGCATCCACATGCCCGCCAAGCAGGGCCGTAATGGCCGGCGCAGCCCCTTCGAACGGAATGTGATTGAACTTCGTTCCGGTTTCCTTCTCGAGTGCGGCGGCAGCCAGATGCCAGATCGCGCCTGTGCCGGAATTCCCGAGCCGGACCTTCCCCGGATTCGCCTTGGCATAATCCAGGAAGTCCTTCATGGTCTGCCAGGGGCTGTCCGCACGCACCGTGATCGCTGCCGGCTCATAATTCATCATGCCGACCGGCTTGAAGTTCTGATAAGTGATCGGGGACAGCCCGAGGTGCGGCAGCGTCGTGAGCTCAACTGTCACCACCGTGACCGTGTAGCCGTCACTCTTCGCATTCGAGCCTTCGGTCATCCCTACCGATCCCCCGCCTCCGGTCTTGTTAACGACCGTGACCGGCTGCTTAAACACCTTCTCCGCCGCTTTGGCCAATGCTCTGGCCGTCGTGTCGGTTCCCCCGCCCGCTGCAAACGGCACGATAAGAGAAATGGGTTTGTTGGGAAAATCCGCCGATTTCCCTGCTCGGGCCCCCGACGTCTTGGCCGTTGCACCGCCGCATCCCGTAAGCACCGTCATCCCCAGTACGACCGTCAGGGACATCAGCAGGCTCCTGCTCCTCTTCTTGGACATGTCCATCCTCTCCATTCCTGTATGGGATTCGCTTGGCGATCGTTTCGCTGCATGCTCATTCTAAAGCCGTGTTGGTCCAACAGGCAATTGACGTTTCGGCACGGCATATGCAGTTCCGCCAGCACCGCCGCATTCTGGCCGATCTGCAAACCGGCTGTCCGTTAGGCATACTCCCAGCCGGCTTCCGCCTGCGGCCAAGATAACGCAGGACCGCCGGGAGGCGGCGGGCCGGCTGATCTCCAACCTGGCCTGACAGGATCCCTATCTCACGGCAGGCCTACGGGGATAGAGGGAGGTGCCGGAGTACACCTGCCGGGCGGAAGGCTTCAGCTGCCGCTGCAGAGGGAGCTGATCCGCTATTGGCCTCAGGAGTCCGTGATCCGCGTCCTGCAGTTCGAGCCGGATGATATGCCGTTCAGCCTCCGGTGAGCGATCGATTCGACAGGTCCGACGGAACGATCGTTTTTGCAATAACGGAACCAGGATGCCTTATCGGCTTATTTCCCGGTATTTCCCAACAAATAGCGGAACTCAGATGCCTTATATGGGAAAAAGGGTCTGGAAACGGGGCTCATTCCGACCATAGCGCATTTGAGTTCCTTTATTCCTGGGGGAACCCGTTGAAAAGTGGGCATAACGCACCGTACTTCCTCTATTTTCGTAGACAGCTTGCCCCCCAGCAGGATCGAGCCCTGGCGAGATCTATACATTCTTATATTTCAAGGGACGCAAAAAGGCCCGCCCCAGCCAGATTCATGGCATGTCGGGACAGGCCCTAAGCACCGTTCGTTCTGCTGACCTCCCGGTATTTGCCGGGCGTCATTCCTTTGACCTTGCGGAAGCTTCGAATAAAGCTCGTTTCGTTCTGGTACCCTACGAGCGGTGCGATGTCGCCTACTTTGCGGTCCGTTTCCATCAATAAGCGGCAGGCCCGGTCGATCCGAAGACGGGTCAAATATTCGTAAACCGAGCACCCGGTTTGCTGCTTGAACAGGCTGCTGACCGACGAAGTGCTCATGCGGATCGAGTCAGCGATCTGCTGGAGGCCGATGTTCCCGCTCAACTCTTCCTCCATCAATTGAATGATCTGCTGTACGGTGGAATGCTCCTTCCTGTTCATCCGGCTGCGTATCCCCTCAGCTGTCGCCTGGGACAGGTTAAGAAGCAATGCGGTCGTATCCTCGAGATCCATCATGTTCAGCTGATGCGCTGTGTAATCCTCCAGGTCGTGAACCCTGGCGAGCCCATGAAGCTCTGTCACCTCGACCAGCTTCCCAACCCACCGGTCAGCGAACGCATACACCGACTCGGGGGAGGGGCACAGATGACGTACCGATTGGGACCACTCCCGTATGCTGCGCGTGACGGCCTCGGCATCCCCCGATTCCACGGAGCCCAGCCACTCCCGCTCCCACTTCTCGGCCTCCTGCCGGGTAAATCCAGGGAGATGATCGTGCGCCTGGATGCTGAGGGTCGTGCCGTAACCTTCATACAGCCGCCGGGTGAGAGAACTCTTGGCTCCCGCGAAGGAATGATGAAGCTCCGCGATGGAAGCAGCCTGCGGCCCGAGACCGATGGAGAGCTGCAGGCGCAGATAATGACGGGACATCTCGATCATACGGTCGAAAAGAGGGCATGGGTCCGGATACGCGGGCGGGCCCCCCCGGGGCTGCAGAATGACCAGCATATTCTCTTTATCCAGCGAGGTGTGGATAGAGTGCCACTGCGGATTCAATACCTCATGCACCAGATTGGATAACGCATACTTCAGCAGCAGCTGGTCCTCTTCCGTGAACTCAGCCGACCATGCCTTGTAGCGGTTGATCGACACGACCGCCGCCGTGATCGGCGCCTCGGACCAATCCTGAAAATAGCTGCGCCATTTATATTGAATTTCCGAGGCTCCAATCCGGCGGAACAGGACATCTTCAACAAACTTGGACCGGAGCTCCGGCAGGCTTTGCCGGGAGATCGCGGAAGTCGCATCGTAGTCTTTCAGCAGGCTTTGAAGGTACTGCTCCACTTGGTGCAGATCGTCCGGCTCCCCTGACTTCTCCTTCTGCCCCAGTAACCCGCGGATTCGGTTCAGCGGACGGAACGCGGTGCGGCGGTAATACCACAGGGCCGCGCAGCCAATCAGAATGGAGAGCAGGGAGAGCGAGATGATGATATTGCGGACGAGCTTGGCATGCTTGAGAAGATCTTCCAATGAAATGAACGAGACCCAGCGCCAGCCCGTCATATCGGAGAACGTCTGGTTGGCCAAATAAAGCTGCTTGTCCAGCTCCACCTCGGTAAAAGGCTGAATATTCAGCTCTTCCACCACCTGCCTCATGTGCTCCTCTGCTCCAGGCAGGCTCCGCTTGGGATAAATCTGTTCCCCCTCGAGATTATAAATATACAGTGGCGCGTTCAGCTGGGTATGGATGGAGGTGAATAACCGGTCGTAATCGATATTCAAGATGACGAGGCCGATGAGCTTGTCTCCGGAGCGGATGGGCCTGTACAGGGAGATCAGTTCACTCTGCGCCGGGGATTGCACCTCATCGTCCCCCGCCGTCCTGCGTTTGATCAGCAGCGGTTCGGTATCCATCGCCGTCGCCCAGGGGATCCAGGTATGGCCGGCCTTGCCGCTGAAATCCTGTTCCCCCTCCGGAGCCGAAGAGGCGTAGCGCCGATGGACCAGGTCGACGACATAGACCGAAGTGATCTCTTCTTCATAGGCTGAGGACTTGAAATGAGAGAGCAGCCGCGCCCCAGCCTCCTTCTTGTCCCGGAGAGAGGCTTCGACATAAGCAACCGCCAGAGGATGAAAAGAGAGCTGCACCGCGATGTTATCGTAATTGCGGAATGCGCGGTTCGTCATATGCATGTTGATCTGCAGAAGCTCGGCCATCGGCTGGTTCAGTTCCTTATCGATCCGGCTGCGGTAATCCTGATACATGAATAAGCTCACCGATGAGATTAGCACAGAGATCGCTAACGTCAGCAGAAAGCTGAGTTTGATGGATTTGTTTGTCAGCATACGTTTGGCGAGAAGTCCCAGTGGCATGACAGCAATCCCCTTTGGTATACGGAGAATTTGGTTTAGCGCGAGTTTAGTAAGCGTTTACATTCTACTGGTTTATATTATAGCACAGATGTTACCAACTGCACCAAAGGAATGTCTGCCGCCTTCCCCGCTGAGCACAAAGAGACCCCACCTCAACATCTGGTGAAGTCTCTCTCCGCATAGCCGCCCAGCCCCCGGGCTGGACCTATGACAGATGACCTTCGCAGATCCGCCCTATCCGTACAAGAGCGGCCGGCTTCCTGCGCAGGTCCAATTAACCGGTGTGCGTCGGGTTCAGCCGGATGCCGCCGGGGGCACCGGGTTCAACCTCACCGGCGACCGCCTCCTGCTCCGCCCGGCTGCTGTGCAGTACAGCGGCCACCGCCCTTTGCCAGCCACGGTACTTCCGCTCCCGTTCCCCCGCCTCGAGCCCCGCCTCATAGACCCGGCCTTCCCGCTCAAGTGCAGCAATCTCATCCAGGGAGCTCCAAAAACCGACGGCTAGCCCGCCCGCGTATGCGGAACCCATGGCGGAGAGCTCCGCGGCCCCCGACCGGAACACCGGCAGATCCAGCAGGTCCGCCTGAAACTGCATCAGCCCTCCGTTCACGGAGGCCCCACCGTCGGCATGCAGCGCCTTGAGCGCAATGCCGGACTCCGCCGCGAGGAGCTCCGCCGCATCCCGGACCTGGTAGGCGATGCTCTCCAGGGCGGCACGGATCAGGTGCGCCCGGCCGGTGCCCCGGGTCATCCCCGTCACGGCCGCCCTCGCCCCGGGCTCCCAATGCGGAGCGCCCAGCCCGGTGAAGGCCGGCACGAGGTAGACGCCTTCGGAGTCGGGCGCCTCGGCCAGCAGGCCCTCCATCTCGCTGAAGCTGCCGAACAGTCCTAGGTTGTCTCTTACCCACTTGATGCAGTCGCCCGAGGTCCGGATGACCGCCTCAAGGGCATACGTAACCCGCCCGCCCAGCGCCCAGGCCGGCGTCAGCACCAGGCCGCCGCCGGCCTCCACCGGCTGGGCGCCGGCGTTCAGAAGGACGGACGTCCCCGTGCCGTAGGTGGCCTTGGCCATCCCCGGCTCCAGGCAGCATTGGCCGAGCAGGGCGCCCTGGGAATCCCCGATGAGTCCGGCGATCGGCACCTGCGCGTCGAACAGCTTCGGCTCGTTCGTATACCCGTAGATCACGTCCGAAGCTTTGACTTCGGGAAGAATCTCCGGAGGCACGCCGAAGAGAGCGCATAGCTCCGCATCCCACTGCAGCTTGTGGATGTCATACAGGGAGGTGCGGCTGGCATTCGTGACATCGGTCGCATGCACCTGTCCTCCGCTCAGCTTCCACAGCAGCCAGGAGTCAACCGTGCCCGCCAGGAGCCGGCCTTCGCCCAGCAGCTGCTGCGCCTCCGGGATCTCGGCGAGCATCCAGCCCCACTTGGAGGCGGAGAAATACGGATCGAGCAGGAGGCCCGTCTTGGCGCGGACCGCCGCCTCGTGGCCTGCGGCCTTCAGCTTCCGGCAGGTCTCCGCCGTCCGCCGGCACTGCCAGACAATGGCAGGGCACACCGGTTCTCCGGATACCCGGTCCCACAGCACCGCGGTTTCCCGCTGGTTCGTTATCGTTACGGCGGCCAGCTGTGAAGGGTCCGCACCGGCCTTCTGCATCGCAGCCCGGGCTGTCTGCAGCACCGAAGCATAAAGCTCCATCGGATCATGCTCCACCCAGCCCGGCTCAGGCTGCAGCTGCCTGTGCCCTGCGGAGCTCCCGGCCACGATCTGTCCGGCGCGGTCGATGACCAGAGCCTTGGTCCCCGAGGTGCTCTGGTCGATCGTCAGAAGGAAGATCGGGTCCATGGACGCTCCTCCCCGCTGCCCAGCATCCGGATGGCAATCTCCCGGATGTTCTCCTTGCTTAGCCCGTAATGCCGGAACACCTCGGCGCTTTTGCCCGCGATGGCGGGTTCGTCCGGGATACCCAGAATCCGTACCGGGACGGGACAACGCTGCACGACCACTTCCGCCACGGCCGCACCGAGCCCGCCATGTATGCTGTGCTCCTCGACCGTAATGATAAGGCCGGTCTCCCGCGCGGCCCGCACCACGGCTTCTTCGTCCAGCGGCTTGATCGTATGCATGTTGAGCACGCGGGCCGACACTCCGGCTTCCTTCAGCAGCTCCTGCGCATCGAGGGCAACGCGCACCGTCTCCCCTGCCGCGATGATCGTCAGATCGCTTCCCTCTCTCATCGTTACGGCCCTGCCGATAACGAACTCACCCTCATCGT containing:
- a CDS encoding bifunctional 4-hydroxy-2-oxoglutarate aldolase/2-dehydro-3-deoxy-phosphogluconate aldolase codes for the protein MDKGTVMEAVRTTGIIAILRGVPVDAVVPAAEALYAGGIRALEVTGNTPGCLESIRRLRANLGRRMLIGAGTVVNLAMAQLVLDAGAQFVLAPDLNPAVVAAVHEQRKLIIPGVATPSEILQACRLGVDMLKLFPAGALGVRYLKELGGPLDGLRIIPVGGVDLGNTKAFAEAGAAAVGVGGALVDSSAVASGQYEVLTERAAAFAAAFREGRPQPAASPSC
- a CDS encoding SDR family NAD(P)-dependent oxidoreductase translates to MKIVLTDKVALVTGASSGIGASIALMLAEAGAKVAVNYNTSREKAEEVAGSIAQMGGTARIYQGDVTSTGQIEALVNRIGSELGTVDILVNNAGHMLERQSSAEMTESLYERVMDLNLKSTVFMSKAVLPGMIAKGSGHIVNMSSVAAHNGGGPGASIYAASKAAVIAYTKGLAKEAAPHGINVNCVSPGFIGNTRFHAQLTTPEAQQAAIAGTPLKRQGEPSDVAGAVLFLVSGLSGFITGETIEINGGAFMR
- a CDS encoding tripartite tricarboxylate transporter TctB family protein, whose product is MRIHGNLGFMLSLLFTAGSGILFLQSWELDYYTELGPGPGLFPRWLSGALLVVSVLYMIGSLRQPVLWSAVMPQGRDLRSVAMVLASAALFVALLSMAGFVLAGGVTMTLLLARSYPWLRASAIALSVNVLIYYAFSGWLDVPLPSGQLWEWVG
- a CDS encoding tripartite tricarboxylate transporter substrate binding protein, with protein sequence MSKKRSRSLLMSLTVVLGMTVLTGCGGATAKTSGARAGKSADFPNKPISLIVPFAAGGGTDTTARALAKAAEKVFKQPVTVVNKTGGGGSVGMTEGSNAKSDGYTVTVVTVELTTLPHLGLSPITYQNFKPVGMMNYEPAAITVRADSPWQTMKDFLDYAKANPGKVRLGNSGTGAIWHLAAAALEKETGTKFNHIPFEGAAPAITALLGGHVDAVPVSPPEVKSQVESGKLRSLAVLDDKPAEVLPGVKTLKEETGIAFDYIGTWRGLGVPKDTPDEIVQALSEGFLKGMEDEEFKAFMKKNGLTIVSKDSSSFGQYVKENDERFGKLIPELGLSKK
- a CDS encoding helix-turn-helix domain-containing protein codes for the protein MPLGLLAKRMLTNKSIKLSFLLTLAISVLISSVSLFMYQDYRSRIDKELNQPMAELLQINMHMTNRAFRNYDNIAVQLSFHPLAVAYVEASLRDKKEAGARLLSHFKSSAYEEEITSVYVVDLVHRRYASSAPEGEQDFSGKAGHTWIPWATAMDTEPLLIKRRTAGDDEVQSPAQSELISLYRPIRSGDKLIGLVILNIDYDRLFTSIHTQLNAPLYIYNLEGEQIYPKRSLPGAEEHMRQVVEELNIQPFTEVELDKQLYLANQTFSDMTGWRWVSFISLEDLLKHAKLVRNIIISLSLLSILIGCAALWYYRRTAFRPLNRIRGLLGQKEKSGEPDDLHQVEQYLQSLLKDYDATSAISRQSLPELRSKFVEDVLFRRIGASEIQYKWRSYFQDWSEAPITAAVVSINRYKAWSAEFTEEDQLLLKYALSNLVHEVLNPQWHSIHTSLDKENMLVILQPRGGPPAYPDPCPLFDRMIEMSRHYLRLQLSIGLGPQAASIAELHHSFAGAKSSLTRRLYEGYGTTLSIQAHDHLPGFTRQEAEKWEREWLGSVESGDAEAVTRSIREWSQSVRHLCPSPESVYAFADRWVGKLVEVTELHGLARVHDLEDYTAHQLNMMDLEDTTALLLNLSQATAEGIRSRMNRKEHSTVQQIIQLMEEELSGNIGLQQIADSIRMSTSSVSSLFKQQTGCSVYEYLTRLRIDRACRLLMETDRKVGDIAPLVGYQNETSFIRSFRKVKGMTPGKYREVSRTNGA
- a CDS encoding FGGY family carbohydrate kinase, whose protein sequence is MDPIFLLTIDQSTSGTKALVIDRAGQIVAGSSAGHRQLQPEPGWVEHDPMELYASVLQTARAAMQKAGADPSQLAAVTITNQRETAVLWDRVSGEPVCPAIVWQCRRTAETCRKLKAAGHEAAVRAKTGLLLDPYFSASKWGWMLAEIPEAQQLLGEGRLLAGTVDSWLLWKLSGGQVHATDVTNASRTSLYDIHKLQWDAELCALFGVPPEILPEVKASDVIYGYTNEPKLFDAQVPIAGLIGDSQGALLGQCCLEPGMAKATYGTGTSVLLNAGAQPVEAGGGLVLTPAWALGGRVTYALEAVIRTSGDCIKWVRDNLGLFGSFSEMEGLLAEAPDSEGVYLVPAFTGLGAPHWEPGARAAVTGMTRGTGRAHLIRAALESIAYQVRDAAELLAAESGIALKALHADGGASVNGGLMQFQADLLDLPVFRSGAAELSAMGSAYAGGLAVGFWSSLDEIAALEREGRVYEAGLEAGERERKYRGWQRAVAAVLHSSRAEQEAVAGEVEPGAPGGIRLNPTHTG